A genomic region of Pseudopipra pipra isolate bDixPip1 chromosome W, bDixPip1.hap1, whole genome shotgun sequence contains the following coding sequences:
- the LOC135404784 gene encoding gastrula zinc finger protein XlCGF49.1-like encodes MWEELQDEHQPPEVIHSGEKPYTCGKCGNSFSQKSCLIRHQLIHTGEQPYTCGECGKSFNRRFNLRTHLGLHSRERPYKCLECGKSFSQSSDLIHHQKIHSGERPYKCPECGKRFRTSSHLLMHEQIHTGERPFRCSDCGKGFKRNSHLVIHRRIHTGEKPYKCDECERSFTNSSALTYHQRTHQ; translated from the exons atgtgggaagagcttcaggacgAGCACCAACCTcctgag gtgatccacagtggggaaaagccctacacgtgtgggaaatgtgggaaCAGCTTCAGCCAGAAGTCCTGCCTGATCcgccaccagctcatccacactggagaacaacCTTACAcctgtggggaatgtgggaagagcttcaaccggaGATTCAACCTCCGCACTCATCTGGGCCTGCACTCcagggaacggccctacaagtgcttggaatgtgggaagagcttcagccagagctctgatCTGATCCACCACCAGaagatccacagtggggaacggccctacaagtgcccGGAATGTGGAAAGAGGTTTAGAACCAGCTCCCATCTCCTCATGCATGAGCAGATACACACgggggagaggcccttccgctgcagcgactgcgggaagggcttcaaacgcaactcccacctcgtcatccaccgtcgcatccacaccggggagaagCCCTACAAGTGTGACGAGTGTGAGAGGAGCTTCACcaacagctctgccttgacctaccaccaacggacccaccagtaa